One genomic window of Pempheris klunzingeri isolate RE-2024b chromosome 12, fPemKlu1.hap1, whole genome shotgun sequence includes the following:
- the alox5a gene encoding polyunsaturated fatty acid 5-lipoxygenase — protein MPCYTVTVSTGSQWFAGTDDYIYITLLGTEGCSERTLLDKPLYNDFERGAVDSYDVRVEENLGDIVLVKIEKKKYWVHDDWYCRYITVKTPSGDHVEFPCFRWLVDDKEVVLRDGRAHLPQDDKTSMVKQHRLKELDMRRKACRWKEWQPGFPMSIDADRHKDLPRDIQFDSEKGVDFVLNYSKAMENLFVNQFMHMFQSSWNDFTDFEGIFVRIKNSISEYMMQHWKEDFMFGYQFLNGCNPVLIQKCSKLPDNFPVTHEMVSVSLERELTLEQEIEAGNIYIVDYKVLDGISANCTDPCTLQYLAAPICLLYKNARNKIMPIAIQLRQTPGEDNPIFLPTDGEYDWLLAKIWVRSTDFQHHQTITHLLKTHLITEVFAIAMYRQLPAVHPVYKLLVPHIRFTIAINTKAREQLICECGIFDKANGTGGGGHVQLVQKAMKSLTFRSLCFPDIIKGRGMDNKEELPTYFYRDDGYRVWEAIKSFVSDVVHIYYTSDEVLQEDEEIQGFVKDVCSFGMQDFDNCGFPKSLKSREELTEYLTVIVFTASAQHAAVNFGQYDWYSWIPNAASTMRRPPPKQKGLADVNLIIESLPDRGRSCWHLGAVWALSQYQENELYLGMYPDEHFIEKPVKAAMEKFRKQLAEITSSIKSRNEAKKLPYYNMSPDKIPNSVAV, from the exons ATGCCTTGTTACACAGTAACTGTTTCCACAGGGAGCCAGTGGTTCGCAGGGACTGATGACTACATCTACATTACACTGTTGGGCACAGAAGGATGCAGCGAGAGGACACTGCTGGACAAACCTCTGTACAATGACTTTGAGAGGGGGGCG GTGGACTCCTATGATGTGAGAGTCGAGGAGAACCTGGGTGACATCGTGTTGGTGAAGATTGAAAAGAAGAAGTACTGGGTGCACGATGACTGGTACTGCAGGTACATCACAGTCAAGACCCCATCTGGCGACCATGTAGAGTTCCCCTGCTTCCGCTGGCTGGTGGATGACAAGGAAGTGGTGCTGCGTGATGGAAGAG CACATCTGCCTCAGGATGATAAGACCAGCATGGTCAAACAGCACAGACTAAAAGAGCTGGATATGAGGAGAAAAGCATGCAG ATGGAAGGAGTGGCAGCCAGGTTTTCCTATGAGCATAGATGCTGACAGACACAAGGATCTGCCCCGAGACATCCAGTTTGACAGTGAGAAGGGAGTGGACTTTGTACTGAACTACAGTAAGGC AATGGAGAACCTGTTTGTGAATCAGTTCATGCACATGTTCCAGTCATCCTGGAATGATTTCACTGACTTTGAGGGAATCTTTGTAAGAATCAAAAACTCAATCTCAG AGTATATGATGCAACACTGGAAAGAGGACTTCATGTTTGGGTACCAATTTCTGAATGGTTGCAACCCTGTATTGATCCAAAAGTGCAGCAAACTTCCTGACAATTTCCCTGTCACTCATGAGATGGTCTCTGTCAGCCTGGAGAGAGAGCTGACTCTGGAGCAGGAGATAGAG GCAGGTAACATCTACATAGTAGACTACAAGGTGTTAGACGGCATCAGTGCTAACTGCACAGACCCGTGCACACTGCAGTACCTGGCGGCTCCGATTTGTCTGCTCTACAAGAATGCTCGGAACAAGATCATGCCCATAGCCATACAG CTCAGGCAGACTCCAGGGGAAGATAACCCAATCTTCCTGCCCACTGATGGTGAGTATGACTGGTTGCTGGCAAAGATCTGGGTCCGCTCGACTGACTTCCAGCATCACCAGACCATCACACACCTGCTCAAGACGCATTTGATCACAGAGGTGTTTGCTATTGCCATGTACAGACAGCTCCCTGCTGTTCACCCTGTGTATAAG CTACTTGTCCCACACATTCGTTTTACCATTGCTATCAACACCAAGGCCAGAGAGCAGCTCATCTGTGAGTGTGGCATCTTTGACAAG GCAAACGGAACAGGCGGAGGTGGTCATGTCCAGCTGGTTCAGAAGGCCATGAAGTCTCTGACTTTCAGGTCTCTGTGCTTCCCGGACATAATAAAGGGCCGCGGCATGGACAACAAGGAGGAGCTGCCAACCTACTTCTACAGGGACGATGGCTACAGGGTGTGGGAGGCCATCAAGAG TTTTGTGTCTGATGTGGTGCATATTTACTACACCAGCGATGAGGTGCTGCAGGAAGACGAGGAAATTCAGGGCTTCGTAAAGGATGTGTGCAGCTTTGGAATGCAGGACTTCGATAATTGTG GGTTCCCCAAGTCCCTGAAATCACGTGAGGAGCTGACAGAGTATCTGACCGTCATTGTGTTCACTGCTTCAGCCCAACATGCAGCGGTCAACTTTGGACAG TATGACTGGTATTCCTGGATCCCCAACGCTGCATCTACCATGAGAAGGCCCCCTCCCAAACAGAAGGGCTTGGCAGATGTGAACTTGATAATCGAGAGCCTTCCTGATCGCGGACGTTCCTGCTGGCACCTGGGGGCCGTCTGGGCCCTCAGCCAGTACCAGGAGAATGAG ctgtaCCTGGGCATGTATCCTGATGAGCACTTCATAGAGAAGCCAGTGAAGGCGGCCATGGAGAAGTTTAGGAAGCAGCTGGCAGAGATAACCAGCTCCATCAAGAGCAGGAATGAGGCAAAGAAGCTGCCTTACTACAACATGTCTCCTGACAAAATCCCAAACAGTGTCGCAGTTTGA